The segment CGTCCACTTCCTTGGCGCTCGCAACGACGTACCGCAGTTGATGGCCCATGCCGATTGCTTCCTGCTGGCGAGCGGCTACGAAGGTCAGTCCAACGCCCTGATGGAAGCGATGGTCGCCGGCGTGCCAGCCGTCGTTAGCGATATCCCTGGCAATCGCGACCTGGTTATCCCTGAGAAAACCGGTTTTCTGGTCCCCCTAGGGCAGCGGGCTGAGTACTCTCGCTACGTAAACTTCGTTTTGGAGGACGACGACCTGCGCCGGCGACTCGGCCAGGCCGCTCAAGAGCGGATCGCCGCCGAATTCTCGATTCCGCAGATGATCGAGCGGCATATCGCCCTCTATGACGAGGTTGCATCCGCTTAACCCCCCGCCGACGGTGGATTTGGCCCATTTGAGGCGCCGCGAGGGATTTCGAGTTACAATTGCTGAATTGTTTCCGCATTGAGATAAGGACGTGGGAGCGCTGCATGCTCATCGCCAATTGCCCGCACTGTAACGACCCGATCCGCATTCCCGGCGCCGCCAACGCTTCGTCACGCGTTCGCTGCCCCTGGTGCGAAGAGACCTATTTGCTGGCTGACGTCTTCGAACATCTGCCGCCGTTGGTCGAAGTGTTGGAAGGTCCCGGCAGCCAAGGAGAGATCTCGGTCGACAGCGACGGAGACGAATACCAACTTGCCGGCGTTGCGGCAGCGCCCGATTTCAACTTCAAAGAATCGGAAAGCACCGGCTCCAGCTCGCCGGCGCCGATGGCTCGCGTCGAAGGTCGTTCGACCGCGTCGGGACGTCGTCCCGCCAAGAATGGCTCAAACCCTGCGTGGGAAGCGTTCAAGGTGGTCGGCGGCGGCGTCTTCGGGATCGTCATTGCGATGTTCGCAGTGATGTGGATCTCGGGAGACGACAAGTTCCACATCGTGCAGTTCATCCCCTCGTTCGCCTACTTCGCCGTTCCGGAAAACCTCTGGACCGAAGACATGAAGACCGCGGCCGGCAGCAAAGCGGAAGAGTCTCCCGGCGAAACGGAGAAGCCGACGAAAATCGAAGAGCCTGTGAAAGCGGAGAAGGTTCAAGAAGAACCGGCCGCCGCCAATGACGGCCAGGTCAAAAATGCGGTCGACGAAGGAATGAGCAGCTTGAGCGCTGCGTTTAACGAAGCGAAGAACCGCAGCGAAAAGCCGGCGCCCGATCTCGGCAAGCCGGAATTTGAACCGCCGCCGGAACCGCCGGTCGTGGTGAAGCCGAGCCCGAAAGTCGACGCCGCCATCTCCGCCGAACTGGCGAAAGTGACCGCCGAGATCGGTCCGATCGGCGCCGAACTGCCGAGCAAAGAAGAACCGGAGCCGCCGGCACGCCGCGAGCCGAACGTGTCGCTGGCGCCGGAAGGAAAATAGTCGCAGCGAATGCTCGAATCACGAATGTCTAAAGAAGCCCAAATGTCGATTGCATTTGGGCTTTTGTCATTGTTTAGGCATTCGTCATTTCTTCCTGGTCCTTTTTCACATAACAATTATCTGGTGCCATGCTCTTGCGGCGTCTTCGCCGCATGAGCATGTCTTTGTCCTGTCAGATACGCATTGAAGACATGCTTATCCCGCGAAGACGCGGCAAAAGCATGGCACCAACTAACCGAAAGTCTTCGTCTGACGTTGCACTAGTATCCAGCCGCTCCGCCGTCCGGACGGCGACGATCGACGCCACCTTCCAGCTGTCCGGTCTTCGCGTTGACCACGATCACTTCGGCCGAGCCTTGCTTGTCGATCGGATAGAGTTCGTGACCCAAGCCGCGTAAGATCGCGAGCGTATCGGGCGAGAAGCCTTGGTTTTCGTACTGAATCCGCGACGGCAGCCATTGGTGATGGATCCGTCCGGCGTCGACCGCTTCCTGGGCGTTCATCTCGTGATCGACGACGTTCAGGATCGTTTGCAGCACGGTGTTGATGATCGTGCGACCGCCGGGGCTGCCGGTCACCATGAAGAGTTCGCCATCTTTGACCACGATCGTCGGCGACATGCTCGAGAGCATTCGCTTCTTCGGCAACGCGAGATTCGGCTTGGTGCCGATCAAACCGCCGGTGGTCGTCATACCTGGCGCTGCGTTAAAGTCCCCCATCTCGTTGTTCAAGATGAATCCGGCGCCCGGCACGGTGATCGCCGAACCATACGCATACTCCAGCGTGTAGGTCATCGACACCGCATTGCGATCGCCGTCGACGACCGAAAAGTGCGTCGTCTCATCGCTTTCATACGCCCACTCGAAACTCTCCGGAGTCGAGATCGACGCCGCCGATTCGTCAATCGTCTTTCGTAACTCGGCGGCATGCTCTTTCGAGATCAGTCGCGCGACCGGCATCTCCGGATTGAAGTCAGGATCTCCCAGGTATTGGGCACGATCGGCGAAGCTGCGACGCATCGCTTCGGCCATGCGGTGCAGATTGGCGGCCGATCCGGCGCCGGCGGCCCGCACATCGTAACCTTCCAGGATATTGAGCATCTCGATCACGCCGACGCCGCCAGAGCTTGGCGGGCACATGCCGATCACGTCATAGCCGCGATAGGTACCACGCAGCGGCGTACGCTGCTGCGCCGTGTACGACTTCATATCTTCCAGCGTGATCAGGCCGCCATTGGCCTCCATATCTTTGACCAACAGTTCGGCCGTTTCCCCTTCGTAGAACCCGGCCGGTCCTTGATCACGAATCCGCTCCAGCGTTCGCGCCAGATCAGGTTGCTTCAACAGGTCGCCAGCCAGGTACGGCTTGCCATCCTTGGTGAACTGCGCCAGCGAAGCCGGGTATTTCTCAAAGCGATCGATCTGCTCTTTCAGCGAACGCTCTAGCCCATCGCCGACGACAAATCCATCGGCGGCCAGGCGAACGGCCGGTTCGACCAGTCGTTTCCAGGGCAACTTGCCATGCGTCTTCCAGGCCAGGTGAAGTCCAGCGACCGTACCAGGGACGCCGACCGCTTTGTGGCTTTCATGATGCCGCTGGTAGTCGTATTCCCCTTTTTCGTTCAGCCACATTTCAGGATGAGCGGCGGCGGGCGCTTTTTCGCGAAAGTCGAACGCCGTCGGCTCGCCGTCATTGGGGCGGAAAATCAGGAAACCGCCCCCTCCAATATTGCCTGCGGTCGGGTGAGTTACCGCCATGGCGAGTGCGGTCGCGACCGCCGCATCAACGGCGTTTCCTCCCTCCTGCATCACTTCGACGCCAACTTGCGATGCGATGTCGCTTTGCGAAACGACCATCCCGGTCCGGACGCGCGTTGGATCGTTCCCCCCGTTCGCACTTAAGACGAAGTTCAGCAGCATCAATACAGAGAGCGGCAGCGCAACAAGTCGCGACATCGGGCGATACTTTCCTGTCGATAGAGAAGTCGGAAAGGGGCTGTGCAGGTGGTTTTAGGGGATGAGTGGGGTCTCTTTATCATACTCCCCCTCTGCAGATTAAACTGCGGGAAGAAGCGAATTTCGCGAATCTGGCATTCTCTCTGGCGTCGTTTGTTGAAAAACCCTACGATTTACTACGACTAGGGTCGTCTGTGTGCCAGCGCCGGCGACTTCTGCTGCCCCCCCTGATTTCCTCAACAGGACCTCCTCGTTATGCGTAAATCACGTCTTTCCGGCATCTGGATCGGTTTCGCCATAGGCGGTTTGTGCGGCGTCGCCGCGGTCGCCGGCGTTTTGCTGTCCCGTCCGTCCGCCCCCGTTCTGGAAATCCCGGTTCAAGCCAGCGCTACCCGAACCGATACGATGGCCGCCGCCACCGGCGATATCGACTCGAACGCTGACGGGCTCTTCACGCTCGACTTCCTGACGGGCGACTTGCGTTGCTTCGTCATCAATACCCGCAATCAACAGGCCCCGCCCAGCGTTTTCGGCCGCAACGTGATGGGCGACCTGCAGATCGATCCGACCAGCAAGCCGCAGTTTATGCTGATCGTAGGTCGTGCGATGTTCCAAGGGGGCCGCACGGCGAACGCTCGCCCGGCCAACTCGGTTTGCTACGTCATCGACTCCGTTAGCGGCAACTACGTCGGCTATGCGATTCCGTGGCAGGAAAACGTCGCTTCCCGCGGCGGATCCCAGGTTCAGGAACTGATTCCGATCACCAACGGCTCGGCTCGCAACGCGATGATTCGCGAACGCTAATCTGGCCGCGAAACAGCTCGAAATTCGAAACCCCGCGTCCCGTTCGCGGGGTTTTTCATGCGCAGAGGGTTCCTGAGCGGTGGTTGTCGATCTTTTCCTCTCCCCCGTACAATAAACGGCCTATCCCCCCTTTCTCCGCTTCGCAAATACGACATGAAGATTCGCGTTAACGCCGCCGACCATGAAGCGCCCACGGGCGCTACCGTGGCCGACCTGATCGCCCAGCTGGGGATGAACCCCAAGTTTGTCGCGGTCGAATTGAACCAGCAGCTCGCTCCTCGCAAGCGGCACGCCGAGATCCGGCTCGCCGAAGGGGACGAGGTCGAAATCGTCACGCTGGTCGGAGGGGGCTAATGAACGCAATCGCTACGCAGCAGTTCGATCAGCCGCTGAAGATTGGCACGCACGTCTTGAAGTCGCGGCTGATCGTCGGGACCGGCAAGTACGAAACGTTCGAGGTGATGCAGCAGGCGCTGGAACTCTCCGGCTCCGACTGTTTGACCGTCGCCGTTCGCCGCGAACGTCTTTACGATCCGCACGGCCGCAACATCCTCGACTACATCGACCTCGATCGTTACACGCTGCTGCCGAACACGGCCGGTTGTTACAACGCTCGCGATGCGGTCCGCACCGCACGGTTGGGACGCGAGATCTTGGAGGGACTCGAGAACCCCGGCGCTGACTGGGTGAAGCTCGAATGCCTGGCCGATACCAAGACGCTGCTTCCCCATCCGGTCGAAACGCTGATCGCGTGCGAAGAGCTGGTCAAAGATGGCTTTCAGGTTCTCTGCTATACGACCGACGATCCGGTGATCGCGCGGCGTTTGAAAGACCTGGGCGCCGCGGCGGTGATGCCGGCCGGTAGTCCGATCGGATCAGGGCAGGGGATCCTCAACCCGAACAACATCCGCATCTGTCTCGAATACCTCAAGGATGGCGATCCCGACTATCCGGTGATCGTCGACGCCGGCGTTGGCGCCGCGAGCGATGTCGCGGTGGCGATGGAACTGGGAGTCGATGGCGTACTGCTGAACACTGCGATCGCTCATGCCGAAGATCCGCTTCGCATGGCGGTCGCGATGAAGTGCGGCATCGAAGCGGGACGAATGTCCTTCCTGGCGGGACGCATTCCGAAACGGCTCTACGCTTCGGCCAGCAGTCCCGAAGAAGGAGTCATTGGCCAAAAACCAGCGCCGCGCTGGGAAGCCGCTCACGACTGACAACCCAAGTCAAAATGGTGCCATGCTCTTATCGCGTCTTCGCGAGAAGAGCATGTCTTGGTAGCGTTACGCAGGGCAAAGTCATGCTCTTCCGTCGAAGACGCCGTAATAGCATGGCACCGGGTAAATTTAACTAGCGCTAACCGCTGCCGCGAAAGAAACTATGTCCGCTTCCAAACCAAAATTCGCCGCAGCCCTCTCCACGCACGAACTGACCGAAGACGCGATCGCAGAAGTGGTCCGTACGGCGCTCGATCAGCTCTCGGCCCCAGTCGATCTGGCCTTCGTCTTCGTCTCGCCGCAGCATGTCGATCATCTCGAAACGATCGCCACGCAGCTCTGCGGGCTACTCGGCACCGAAAACCTCTTCGGTAGCACCGGCGAAGCGATCGTCGGCGTCGGCCGCGAGATCGAGCATGCCCCGGCGATTTCGCTCTGGCTGGCGCATTTGCCCGGCGTCGAGATTACGCCGATGCACTTGGAGTTTCAGCGTACGCCGGATGGCGGCTCGTTCATCGGTTGGAGCGGGAAACTGCCGCTCCAGTGGCCCGAAGAATCGTCGCTGATTCTGCTTGGTGAACCGTTCAGCTTTCCGGCCGACGCACTACTGGCTCGCATGAACGAAGATCAGCCGGGCGTGCCGATCATCGGCGGGATGGCGAGCGGCGGACATGCTCCCGGCGAAAACCTGCTGATTCATGGCCGCGAAGTGAAGAAGACCGGCGCCACCGCGATTTATCTGCATGGCGCCATCCGTGTGCGGACCGTCGTTTCGCAAGGTTGTCGCCCGATCGGTCAGCCGATGGTGATCACCAAGAGCGAACGGAACGAGATTCATTTGCTTGGCGGACGTCCGCCGCTGGAGATCATCCGCGAGATCTTCGCCAAGCTGCCGACCAGCGACCAGCAACTGGTCAATCGCGGGCTCCACATTGGCCAGGTAGTCGACGAGTATCGCGAAAAGTTCGAGCCGGGCGATTTCATCATTCGCAACGTGATCGGCGTCAACCAAGAGACCGGCGGCATCTCGGTCGGCGACTATGTTCGGCCTGGCCAAACGATTCAATTCCACGTCCGAGACGAACATTCGGCCGACGCCGACCTAAAGCAACTGCTCGCGAAAGAGGCGGGCGGCAAGCCGCTTGGCGCATTAGTCTTTACCTGCAACGGCCGCGGCTCGCGTCTATTCTCGACTCCGGACCACGACGCCGCGTGCATTGAAGCGGCCTGCGGCGATATCCCGTCAGCCGGAATCTTCGCCATGGGCGAACTCGGCCCGATCGGCGGGCAGAATTTTATGCATGGGTTTACGGCGAGCTTGGCGCTGTTTGAGGAAGCTCCTGACGCCTAATTCTCGGCAGAAATCTCGCCAACGGCATCCGCACTCTCTTCGTTGGATTCCACCCGCTCTGGCGCCCAGATGAGCGGCAAGATGGCGATCGTCAAAATCACCGTTTGCCCAATTACCGCGGCCGCGATCCTCTTCTTGTCGTCCGGCCCTGCACCCAAAAAGTGCCTGGTCGCCAACTCGTAGAGCGCGTTGTTGAACGAAGCTAACAGCAGCGCCGCCGGGACGGTCGCAAACAGGGCAAGGCGGCGCAGACGCAGGTCCGGCGAATCGAACGCGAACATCGGTAAAATCGCGCCGAATACTGAAAGCAAAACCATTCGCGGATAGATCGATTGCCAAAACTCTTGGATCGCAACCAGGCTTCCCAGCAACAAGATCACGACCAAAAACCCGAGCAAGAACCGCATCCGATAGCGAAAGTCGGTCATCGGCTCCCGCCTTACGACCGAACGGACGCCATGATGCACCATCGCCATTAAAACAAACTGAAAAACGGCCAACCGCATCCAGTACCACATCGCGTCCCTATTCCCGCTTGAGCTGACCATATAGCCAACCGCTAGTGAATAAAGGATCGCGATGGCGATGCTGCCGAAAACCCGTAGCCAGTCTTCCCCGGCGTCGGTCGTCGCGACAATCGCCAGCAGGCCAACGGTCGCCAACGCCAGACTCTCGACGAGGGGAACATAGTCGTATTGCCCTCGATCGAACGGATCTGTCAGCAGCAATAGCGCGAAGGTTGCGACCATTGGTAGAGCGATCGCAATCGCATACCGCCAGTTTTGCGACTTGCGGGCAGCAGCGCTGCTTCCGCCGCCAAACAGCAGCGGGCCCAGCCCGATTGTCGTCAGCGCGAACTGGATCACCAGGCAAAAATTCCAATCCCAGGTCGTCGTTCCGACTCGGCCCGACGTCGCCCACTCCAGCGCAATCTGGCACAGAAATCCAATCCCCAGCGTCGCCGCCACGCCAACCAGCACAACCAGCCAGCGAATCCGTCGCGAGCGCCAACACGCGGCCAGGGACGGCGCCAGACCAGCCAAGGCCCCTCCACCGCAAAGAATGAGAAAGATGATCGCGCCGTGGGTGACCGTCTCATAGCTGGTCCACCGCATCCTGACGAACAAGGGCCTGGCTCCGGCCGACAGTAGCGCTACCCCAGAGACGATCATCATTAGCGTCAGCAGCGAGAAGTGCGACCGCGGCTCGGTGGCGTCGCGGCGAATCAGCGAAAAGGAAAGCCGCACCGTCCCGGACAAAACGGCGGCCAGCGTCGCTTGCAGCAACAGCGACACGAAGATGTACGTCATTTCAAACGTAAAGGCGGCGGTCTCGATGTAGGCGCCAAAGCAAAAGAAAATCACGGACGTCGCCATCGCGATCGCAGCAAAACCGCACGTTCGCTTCCAAGATATCCCCGGCATCGCCAAGACGATCCCTGCAAAATTGGCCAACGAACTGATCGCGGCGAACGTCATCACCAGCCGATCGAGTCCCTCGAAATGCAGCCCCACCGAACTGACGCAAACCAGACCAATCGCCAGCGTCTGTAGAAAAATGCCCCAACATAACTTGGAGGTGATCGCCGCCGCGCGCGGATCCAGTTCGGCCGCATGCGCGGCTGGCTCCATCTCGTCGGCGGCTAGTTCGGCACTGGTCATGGCTCTTGTTGTAACACGTCGACCACCTGCGGAGGCGATTTTTGTTGCGGAATCGGCTTGCCGGGCGCAAGGAGGATCGGCAACAAGCTCAACGCAATGCTCACCTCTTGAACCCCGACAAAAAAAGCCGCCTCGTAATGGCTCATCACCCTCTCGTCTGGAAACAACATGCTGTGGAGCCAGAGAATGCCGAGCGTATACAAAATCGCTTGCGGCAGGCCGATGACCAACAGCAACACGCGATACCCGGTTCGCTGCGGTACGAACGCTTGTATCGGTCCAATCGCGGCCGTCGCGTTCATTAGCGCTACGGTGAAAAAGCTCGAGACGCGACTGTCGGCCCAATCGTCCCAACCGACGTCGAGCGCTGACGCGATCGCTCTCACCACCCCCATCCCGACGCAAACGGCGGTGACGATCAGGATCAGCGTCAACAAGGAAAAGTGACGCGATTTTGGGGCGCGTAAGTCAAACAATTGCGTCACCACCGCACTCAGCACGGCGACCACCGTGTATTGCAACGCAATGAGGAGCAGCCAGAGATGGAATTCGCTCGAATCGTAGCTATCCCAAAAATAGAGGGTGATGACCGAGGTGACGAGCAACATCGCCAGACTCACCGGCAAACGAATCGTTAATGAGAGGAGCGGGAGTGAGACCAGAGTCCCCAGCAGACTGATCGCCGCGAAGGAACCGGCATAGATCATCAAGATCGCGATGATCATTCCTGGTTGGCCGAACCAGGCGATCAAAAAGAGCAGCCCCCAGATCGCCGCCATCACGACGATCGAAAGGAGAAATCGCCACGACGCGACGTGAGCCGCGTACGGTGCCGGCGTTCTTTGATCAACCTCGGCTGATTCGTTTGCCTCGATTTGGCCTGACACGATTCCCCCGCTTACCCAAACCGTCGAAATCCCGCCAACTCGAGCCCAAAAGCACCATATATTGTGTTGCACGATCCAGAATAGCACCATATATTGAATGCGGAGCTACAAATGATCCGCCAGTCTCAATCCCCATCTCAACCGCCGGAACCGTCGATTCCTTCGCCGCTCAAAGTCTCTCCGTCCTTCTGCCCCAGCGATGTTGCGACCCCGTACGACGCGTTTGCGTGGAGTCGCCGCGACGCGGTCATTCAGTCGTCAGACGGCGAGCCGATCTTTGAGCAGTCAGGCGTCGAGTTTCCCGAGCACTGGAGCCAGACGGCCGTTAACATTGTCGCCAGTAAATACTTCTTTGGCGAGCAAAGAACGGCCGCGCGGGAAAATAGTCTGCGCCAATTGGTCGATCGAGTCGTCCGCACCATCACCGACTGGGGCGTCGCCGACGGCTATTTGAGTCCTGAGGGGGGCGAGATTTTCTATCGCGATCTGGCGTGGCTTTGCCTCGACCAGGCGGCGGCGTTCAACTCGCCAGTTTGGTTCAACGTCGGTCTGCACGACGCCTATGGCGTCACCAGCGATCGCTCGGTCTGGCGGTGGAATCCGTCCGCAGGAAAAGCGACCTGCGATGCTGACGCCTATGTCTATCCGCAAGCGTCGGCCTGTTTCATCCAAGGGGTGCAGGACGACATGCAGTCGATCATGTCGCTGGCCGCCTCCGAGGCACTGCTGTTCAAATATGGCAGCGGTTCGGGAACCGACCTGTCAACGCTTCGGTCGCGACGTGAGGTCCTCTCCGGCGGCGGCAAGCCGTCGGGGCCGCTGTCGTTCATGCGGGTCTACGACCAAGTCGCCGGCGTCGTCAAATCAGGCGGCAAGACGCGCCGCGCCGCGAAGATGCAATCGCTGAAAGTCGAACATCCCGACATCCTCGACTTCATCCAGTGCAAAGCGAAGGAAGAGGCGAAGGCCCAAATCCTGATCGAGCACGGGGGCTACGACGCCGACTTTAACGGCGAAGCGTACAACTCGGTCCTATTCCAGAACGCCAATCTTTCGGTCCGGGTCAGCGATCCGTTCATGGAAGCGGTTGAGCAGAATCTGCCCTGGAAGACCCACTGGATCACGAAGCCGGAAATCGAAGGCCCAACCTATTCGGCTCGCGAACTGCTGAAGCAGATGGCCGAGTCGGCCTGGCAATGCGGCGACCCTGGCGTCCAGTACGACACGACGATCAACCGTTGGCACACTTGTCCGCAGTCAGGCCGAATCAACGCGAGCAATCCCTGCTCCGAGTACATGTTCCTCGACGACTCGGCCTGCAATCTGGCGAGCCTGAACCTAATCCGATTTCGGGCCGCGGACGGGACATTCGACGCGCCACGATTCGCTGCCGCTTGTCGGCTGCTGCTACTCGCCCAGGAGATCCTGGTCGACCGTGCTGGTTACCCAACGGCGACCATCGCCGAGAATAGCCATCGCTTCCGCCCGCTCGGTTTGGGCTACACGAATCTTGGTTCGTTGCTGATGGCCAGCGGCTTGCCCTATGACAGCGACGAAGCTCGCGGGACGTGCGCGGCGATCACAGCGATCCTGCATGGCGCAGCGCTGCGCACCAGCAGCGAGATCGCCGCGGCGCATGGCCCATTCGCCGGCTTTGCCGACAACCGCGACGCCATGTTGGCGGTGGTCGACGACCACGCGGCGGCTCTCGACAAGGTACAACATGCGCCCCCTGCCCTGCTGCAATACGCCAAGGCGCTCTGGAGCGAAGTGAAAACCGCGGGAGAGCGCGACGGCTACCGTAACGCTCAGGCGACGGTCCTGGCGCCAACTGGGACGATCAGCTTTTTCATGGACTGCGACACGACCGGAATTGAGCCGGAACTGGCCCTGGTCAAAACGAAGCGACTCGCTGGCGGCGGAACGTTACTGTTGGTCAACCGAACGGTGAAACAAGGGCTGAAGGCGCTCGGATATGAGCCCAATCAGGTCGACGCAATCACCGAACACCTTCGCACAACCGGTTCGATGGAAAGCGCTCCTCACTTGCGCGAGAGCGACTTGCCGGCCTTCGATTGCGCGTTTCCGGCGAAGCCTGGCGGAAGGTCAATTCCGTGGCGCGCTCACATGGAAATGATGGCCGCCGCGCAGCCGTTTTTGTCAGGCGCCATTTCCAAAACGGTCAATTTGCCCGAGGCTGCAACGCCGCAAGACATCGCCGACGCCTACCTATGGGGCTGGCGGCTGGGACTGAAATCACTGTCGATTTACCGCGACAATTCGAAGCGCAGCCAGCCTCTTTCCAGCGGCCCAGCCGATGCGTTTGCGCCCCATCGTCAAGAGCCAAGTCGTGAGCATTTGCCCGACACGCGGCGCTCGATCACGCACAAGTTCAACGTCGCCGGACATGAAGGTTATTTGACCGTCGGACTCTATCCGGACGGTCGTCCCGGCGAGTTGTTTATCACGATGGCGAAAGAAGGAAGTACGATCGGCGGTTTGATCGATTGCTTTGGAATCGCCTGTTCGATCGCGCTGCAATACGGCGTTCCGCTCGATGTACTTTCGCGCAAATTCTCGCACGTTCGGTTCGAACCGATGGGCGTCACGTCAAGTAGAGAAACGCCAATTGCGGCAAGCGTTGTAGATTACATTTTCCAATGGCTAGCCAAACGATTTACGAACGGGTATGGTAACGACTTCGTAAAAACGAAGCTTGAAGACGCATCCGGAGTTGAAGTGGATGCGTCGCAAACGAAGCATGATTTGCAGCAGTGGTCCGACGCCGGGATGAACGTCGGTCAACATGGTCAGGGAAAGGCCGATAGGAGCGAAATCGCGCCGGCTAGGGAGTTGCCGGCGTTTCACCCGAGGGCAAGGAACGCGGATGCCGACCCAGTGGATGGGACGAACACGGCGCCGCAAATTGACCAGGATTCAGCCAAAACAATGGGGGGCGAACCGTGGCTCGTCAGTCGAACGGAAGTCGCATCGCGAACGACGTTCGGAAGACCCAGCGCGGAGTCGCCTTCAGACGCTCCTATTTGTGATCGTTGCGGCAGTTTGACCGTTCCTTCGGGAACATGTTACGTCTGCCGTAACTGCGGGAATAGCTTGGGATGCTCGTAATGGAATTGTGGGCGGACGTCCCGATCCAACAAGTTCGACAAGCGTGAATGAGAACGTACGCGTTTTTCGGTCCGATTCGGTAAGGGAAACGACGCCTCGAGCATTCCACGCAAAAAATTAGCGGATGTCGCCGGAATGCAGTCCCGACGACATCCGTTTTTTTCTGCGCTATTCTGTTTTACGGCGTGCCGGTTAGCGGCCGGTGAAGCGAGCGTGTGCTTTCGCAACATTTTCACGCTCGTTTGGGGATAACTTGTTGGTCGCGCGTCGATATTCGGCGCTAACCCGCGATGTCGTTCTCCAGCACGATCCGATAGCGGGCTTTGCCAGCCTTCAAATGCGCTAGTGCGTCGTTGACTTTCGACAGCGGGAAAGTCTCGATCTGCGGTGCGATCTTGTGCCGCGCACAAAACTCCAGCATCTTGGCGATCGTCGCCGGACTGCCGATCGGCGAACCGCCGATGGCCCGCTCGGCCATGATCAGCGACATCGCCGGAACCGGAATCGGCTCGAGCACCGCCCCCACCATCATCAGTTTCCCCTTGGGCCCCAGAGCGCTCAGGATCACCGGCCAATCAAGCGGCACGTTGACCGTCGAAAGGATGAAGTCGAGCGAGCCGGCCAGTTTCGCCATCGCGTCCGAATCGCGTGAATTGACGACATGGTGAGCTCCCAGCTTCATCGCTTCTTCCCGCTTCGACTCGCTCGAAGTGAACGCGGTCACTTCGCAGCCCCATTTGTTGGCGAACTGCAACGCCATATGACCGAGCCCGCCGATGCCGATGATCCCAATCCGATGCGTCGGCAGCACGCCATATTGCAGCATCGGATTGAAGACGGTCACGCCGCCGCAAAAGAGCGGG is part of the Blastopirellula sediminis genome and harbors:
- the ahr gene encoding NADPH-dependent aldehyde reductase Ahr, with amino-acid sequence MNEVVHAFAAPSAGAPLEPFEYHAGPLLDNQVEVAVTHCGICHSDWSMIDNEWGMSTYPLVPGHEASGVIVKMGSQVKGLQIGQRVGVGWQSGSCMACPQCMGGDHNLCPSSSATIVGHHGGFADKVRCDWQFAVPLPDSLNAADVGPLFCGGVTVFNPMLQYGVLPTHRIGIIGIGGLGHMALQFANKWGCEVTAFTSSESKREEAMKLGAHHVVNSRDSDAMAKLAGSLDFILSTVNVPLDWPVILSALGPKGKLMMVGAVLEPIPVPAMSLIMAERAIGGSPIGSPATIAKMLEFCARHKIAPQIETFPLSKVNDALAHLKAGKARYRIVLENDIAG